One window of Erwinia aphidicola genomic DNA carries:
- the rpsT gene encoding 30S ribosomal protein S20 → MANIKSAKKRAVTSEKRRKHNASRRSMLRTFIKKVYAAIATGDKAAAQNAFNDMQPIVDRQAAKGLIHKNKAARHKANLAAQISKLA, encoded by the coding sequence TTGGCTAATATCAAATCAGCTAAGAAACGCGCTGTAACGTCTGAGAAGCGTCGTAAGCACAACGCTAGCCGTCGTTCAATGCTGCGTACTTTTATCAAGAAAGTTTACGCGGCAATCGCTACTGGCGATAAAGCAGCTGCGCAGAACGCATTTAACGATATGCAACCAATTGTGGACCGTCAGGCAGCTAAAGGCCTGATCCACAAGAACAAAGCTGCACGCCATAAAGCTAACCTGGCTGCACAGATCAGCAAACTGGCTTAA
- the ribF gene encoding bifunctional riboflavin kinase/FAD synthetase has product MKFIRGIHNLREQHRGCVLTIGNFDGVHRGHQALLAQLCEEGRQRNLPVMVMLFEPQPLELFAADKAPARLTRLREKVRYLQQAGVDAVLCVRFDRRFAAHTAQSFVTDLLVDKLDVKFLAVGDDFRFGAGRQGDFLLLQKAGVEYGFDVISTQTFCDDGKRISSTAIRQALSDDNLALANVLLGRPFSISGRVVHGDALGRTIGFPTANLPLKRTVSPVKGVYAVEVLGLGDKPLPGVANIGTRPTIGGLRQQLEVHLLDVSMDLYGRHIEVVLRDKLRNEQRFASFDALKEQIANDVLTARRFFGLNASV; this is encoded by the coding sequence ATGAAGTTTATCCGCGGCATACATAACCTTAGAGAGCAGCATCGCGGCTGCGTACTGACCATCGGCAACTTCGATGGCGTACATCGCGGCCATCAGGCGCTGCTGGCACAACTGTGCGAAGAGGGGCGTCAGCGCAACTTGCCGGTAATGGTAATGCTGTTTGAACCTCAACCGCTGGAGCTGTTTGCAGCGGATAAAGCCCCGGCACGCCTGACGCGCCTGCGCGAGAAAGTGCGCTACCTCCAGCAGGCGGGCGTTGATGCCGTGCTGTGCGTGCGCTTTGACCGCCGCTTTGCTGCCCATACGGCACAAAGTTTTGTCACCGACCTGCTGGTCGATAAGTTGGATGTAAAGTTCCTGGCCGTCGGAGATGATTTCCGCTTTGGCGCTGGTCGCCAGGGTGATTTCCTGTTATTACAGAAGGCTGGCGTCGAGTATGGCTTTGATGTCATCAGTACCCAGACCTTTTGCGATGATGGTAAGCGCATCAGCAGTACTGCAATTCGCCAGGCGCTGTCAGATGACAATCTGGCACTGGCTAACGTCCTGCTGGGGCGTCCCTTCAGCATTTCAGGCCGTGTCGTGCATGGCGATGCGCTGGGCCGCACCATCGGTTTTCCTACCGCTAATCTGCCGCTTAAGCGCACGGTCTCCCCGGTGAAAGGGGTGTATGCCGTTGAAGTGCTGGGGCTGGGGGATAAACCGCTTCCCGGCGTGGCCAATATCGGCACGCGTCCCACGATAGGCGGGCTACGTCAGCAGCTGGAAGTGCACCTGCTGGACGTATCGATGGACCTGTACGGGCGCCATATTGAAGTGGTGCTGCGTGACAAACTGCGTAACGAGCAGCGTTTTGCCTCGTTTGACGCGCTGAAAGAACAAATTGCTAACGATGTGCTCACTGCCCGCCGCTTTTTTGGGCTGAACGCATCGGTTTAA